One Peribacillus simplex NBRC 15720 = DSM 1321 genomic region harbors:
- a CDS encoding MarR family winged helix-turn-helix transcriptional regulator, with protein sequence MKENTTNPSTSINEERLGLMLWFRITRIYNQSIRESNQHLKKWNLSAAQFDILVQVGSHERLSQQELANKLFVTKGNITQLLRKMEELGLIKREQEWKTKYLSLTEEGKEFFHEVVPKQEHFQASQFANLNETEKQQLLDLLSKVQN encoded by the coding sequence ATGAAAGAAAACACAACGAATCCCTCTACATCTATTAATGAGGAACGACTAGGTTTAATGTTATGGTTCCGAATAACACGTATATATAACCAGAGTATCCGGGAATCCAATCAACATTTAAAGAAATGGAATCTATCGGCAGCCCAATTCGATATCTTGGTTCAGGTAGGTTCCCATGAACGATTGTCTCAGCAAGAACTGGCAAACAAGCTTTTTGTGACAAAAGGCAATATCACTCAACTATTAAGGAAAATGGAAGAGTTGGGATTGATTAAACGGGAACAGGAATGGAAAACAAAATACCTTTCATTGACTGAGGAAGGAAAAGAGTTTTTCCATGAAGTTGTTCCAAAACAAGAGCATTTTCAGGCATCACAGTTTGCCAACTTGAATGAGACGGAAAAACAACAGCTTTTGGACTTACTTAGTAAAGTTCAAAATTGA
- a CDS encoding low temperature requirement protein A encodes MDEKKVTWLELFYDLLFVAAVAGATHVLLHVEDGYIHPEYLFKFVLIFIPIWWAWVGQTIFINRFGKDVFHQRLFLILQMFFVLIMTSSLSADFDPYYLSFLIGYIGLRAVTAIQYLVAQRIEEGVRKKAALFLGRYFWIGIAISLFSVLFDSWLRYAVLYLGILIDIIIPILGRKCLEKVPTNTAHLLERFGLFTIILFGEALISTLAVIQPKQGNWDSIAFSIFSFALIIAMWWQYFDNMEKKVDKSVQSSGQIIIYGHLFILMSISMIAAAIRLLFLHEVHYSFILYFVFGSVLLYFISTTFVFHQYRHKHQRLQIYHLGLFLGILAVFFIFNLFVVVPNIVIIGELTLFFIIFAKLTTT; translated from the coding sequence ATGGATGAAAAGAAAGTTACATGGTTAGAGCTCTTTTATGATTTGTTATTTGTGGCGGCCGTTGCGGGCGCCACTCATGTTTTACTGCATGTTGAAGATGGATATATCCATCCAGAGTATTTATTTAAGTTCGTGTTGATTTTTATTCCTATCTGGTGGGCTTGGGTAGGGCAAACCATATTTATTAACCGGTTTGGAAAGGATGTATTTCATCAACGGCTATTTTTGATACTGCAAATGTTTTTTGTCCTAATTATGACATCAAGCTTATCAGCTGATTTTGATCCTTATTATCTTTCTTTTTTAATTGGTTATATTGGCTTAAGAGCCGTGACTGCTATCCAATATCTTGTTGCACAGCGGATAGAAGAGGGAGTTCGAAAAAAGGCAGCACTCTTTTTGGGAAGGTATTTTTGGATTGGGATCGCCATTTCATTATTCTCCGTCCTTTTTGATTCTTGGCTTCGATATGCTGTGCTGTATTTGGGCATCCTCATCGATATCATTATCCCAATCCTTGGAAGAAAGTGCTTAGAAAAGGTTCCTACAAATACGGCCCACTTGTTGGAACGCTTTGGTCTATTTACCATCATTCTCTTTGGGGAAGCTCTTATCAGCACCCTTGCGGTAATTCAACCTAAACAAGGAAATTGGGATTCGATAGCCTTTTCCATCTTTTCATTTGCCTTGATAATAGCTATGTGGTGGCAATATTTCGATAACATGGAGAAGAAAGTCGATAAGTCTGTACAATCTTCCGGCCAAATCATCATTTACGGTCATCTGTTTATTTTAATGTCTATAAGCATGATTGCAGCAGCCATCAGATTATTGTTTTTACATGAGGTCCATTATTCATTTATCCTCTATTTTGTGTTTGGTTCCGTATTGCTCTATTTCATTTCAACCACTTTTGTTTTCCACCAATATAGACATAAGCACCAGCGGTTGCAAATATATCATTTAGGGTTATTCTTAGGGATTTTAGCAGTCTTTTTTATTTTTAATTTGTTTGTCGTGGTACCGAATATTGTGATAATAGGCGAACTAACACTGTTTTTTATCATCTTTGCTAAACTAACGACCACATAA
- a CDS encoding NADPH-dependent FMN reductase yields MTRTIGLICGSLRENSYNRIIAQSLTDMVDSYQFRWIEINDLPLFNEDLEISGVPETVTSFKSAIQDVDGIIIVSPEYNSGIPGVLKNGLDWASRPRESAVLAKKPVGLIGATPGGMGTAFAQMQIRQILEAMQVHVLPFQKMLISQVHKKIDSDRKVLTDDQTKRYLERYLQQFIHWIDNTPVLD; encoded by the coding sequence ATGACCAGAACCATCGGCCTTATTTGCGGCAGTTTACGGGAAAATTCTTATAATCGAATCATTGCTCAATCATTGACGGATATGGTTGATTCTTATCAATTTCGCTGGATCGAAATTAATGATCTTCCGTTGTTTAATGAAGACTTAGAAATAAGTGGCGTCCCAGAAACAGTGACATCATTTAAATCAGCCATTCAGGACGTTGACGGTATCATTATCGTAAGTCCAGAGTACAATTCTGGAATACCAGGCGTATTAAAAAATGGATTGGACTGGGCATCAAGACCTCGAGAGTCCGCCGTTCTTGCCAAAAAACCAGTTGGACTGATTGGGGCTACTCCTGGTGGAATGGGTACTGCATTTGCTCAAATGCAAATCAGGCAAATACTAGAAGCCATGCAAGTGCATGTTCTCCCATTTCAAAAAATGCTGATATCGCAAGTACATAAAAAGATTGATTCTGATCGGAAAGTGCTTACTGACGATCAAACAAAACGTTATCTTGAGCGATATTTACAACAATTCATTCATTGGATCGATAACACTCCAGTTCTAGATTAA
- the ycaC gene encoding isochorismate family cysteine hydrolase YcaC, whose translation MSDLYSRLSKDDAAVLLVDHQTGLISGLVRDYGVDEFKNNVMALANTAKFFDLPVILTTSFENGPNGPLMQELVELFPHAPKIARPGQINAWDNEEFVKAIEETGKKQLIIAGVVTDVCVAFPALSALNAGYEVFAVTDASGTVSKQVADAALSRMAHGGVQLMNWFSVACELQRDWRNDVEGFGALLSSQLPGYQNIIGSYRGAQRDFSKQI comes from the coding sequence ATGTCTGATCTCTATTCTCGTCTTTCCAAAGATGATGCTGCCGTTCTTCTAGTGGATCATCAAACCGGTCTTATTTCCGGGCTAGTGCGTGATTATGGTGTTGATGAATTCAAGAACAATGTTATGGCTCTTGCCAACACCGCCAAGTTTTTTGATTTACCAGTTATTTTAACAACAAGCTTTGAAAACGGACCAAACGGACCGCTCATGCAAGAATTGGTAGAACTTTTTCCTCACGCACCAAAAATAGCTCGGCCCGGACAAATTAACGCATGGGATAATGAAGAGTTTGTTAAAGCAATCGAAGAAACTGGTAAAAAACAACTTATCATCGCGGGTGTAGTTACAGATGTCTGCGTTGCTTTTCCGGCTCTTTCCGCTTTGAACGCAGGTTATGAAGTATTCGCTGTCACTGATGCTTCTGGAACAGTCAGTAAACAGGTAGCTGATGCGGCATTATCGCGTATGGCCCATGGTGGTGTGCAGCTTATGAACTGGTTTAGCGTAGCTTGCGAATTACAACGTGATTGGCGCAACGATGTCGAAGGTTTTGGTGCTTTACTTTCCAGCCAGCTTCCTGGTTATCAAAACATAATCGGAAGCTATAGGGGAGCTCAGCGCGATTTCAGCAAGCAGATATAA
- a CDS encoding BglG family transcription antiterminator produces MFLDERSANLLKLLQHSPISKMKELEAQTGLTRRQIQYGLSKANDWLQFHGYQPIQYNREMGYSFSETIKDEELNVKLTKRNYIFSETDREKVFYLMILLSQEELSVYHFQTITGLSRNTVLKDLKSLKEKNRDISLKIQYSKQDGYVVIGESRVKRYIIERLVHDVLNSPNSELIMECIWGNHEKQISSIRLQLERIERKLGITFTDERLHELSYLFLCTDQLIGKGEELQADESWAPFVATEEYKMVEEMTRTNAFQSVWSETENLYATLHLLSMNRTKDISPLKDDEVIQHLLQQIVEEFERLAFVHLKDKEQLCQQLYVHFKPAYHRLRYGLPQMNPMTGRVQKVYPELHHLTKKSLWVLEKEIGRPVSEEEVAYFTIYFGGWLRRQGTTLDDRKRAIVVCPNGIGISNILIYTLRELFPDILFLDVLSVRKAAEYPLSYDLVFSTVHMRTKAALFVVPPILEMQDKHTLRQQVMQELYGYTTESVDVAALLKIISKYATIHEKDQLEKALKSNVYTHTPKINQFSLKEAEKPVLEELLNMQTIQLQQHVSDWKEAIQVAAKPLVDLGTVEERYVDAMIEAIETNGPYVVITPGVAIPHARPEQGVRSLSMSLLKLDEAVDFAPDKPVRLIIILAAVDNDSHLRALIQLTQLLNEPANIEEILRTSNKSVLMEYVHKYSKEEAE; encoded by the coding sequence ATGTTTTTAGATGAAAGAAGCGCCAATTTACTAAAACTATTACAGCATTCGCCCATTTCAAAAATGAAAGAACTTGAAGCCCAAACAGGTCTGACGAGAAGGCAAATCCAATATGGTCTGAGCAAAGCGAATGACTGGCTCCAATTTCATGGATATCAACCGATTCAATATAATCGTGAAATGGGCTACTCCTTTTCTGAAACAATCAAGGATGAAGAATTGAATGTAAAACTGACAAAACGCAATTATATATTTTCAGAGACAGATAGGGAAAAAGTTTTTTACCTCATGATCCTGTTAAGCCAAGAGGAATTGTCCGTCTATCATTTCCAGACGATCACCGGGCTTTCACGAAATACGGTGTTGAAGGATTTAAAAAGTCTTAAAGAGAAAAACAGGGACATATCGCTCAAGATACAGTATTCCAAACAAGATGGCTACGTGGTGATTGGGGAAAGCCGAGTAAAGAGATATATCATTGAACGTCTCGTGCATGATGTACTGAATAGTCCCAATAGTGAATTGATCATGGAGTGCATATGGGGAAATCATGAAAAGCAAATCAGCTCGATCCGGTTACAGCTTGAAAGGATCGAACGTAAATTAGGCATCACCTTTACGGATGAACGGCTTCATGAACTAAGCTATTTATTTCTATGTACAGATCAGCTCATAGGAAAAGGGGAAGAGTTACAGGCCGACGAGAGTTGGGCTCCGTTTGTTGCGACGGAAGAATACAAAATGGTTGAGGAAATGACCAGAACGAATGCCTTTCAATCAGTATGGAGCGAAACGGAAAACTTATATGCAACCTTACATTTACTGAGCATGAATCGAACGAAGGACATTTCCCCTCTTAAGGATGATGAAGTCATTCAACACCTTTTGCAGCAAATCGTGGAAGAGTTCGAGAGGCTGGCATTTGTTCACCTGAAAGACAAAGAACAGCTATGCCAACAATTATACGTTCATTTTAAACCGGCATATCATCGCCTGCGGTATGGTCTCCCGCAAATGAACCCGATGACGGGACGGGTGCAGAAGGTCTATCCTGAACTGCACCATTTGACAAAAAAATCCCTGTGGGTGTTGGAGAAAGAGATTGGCCGTCCAGTATCAGAAGAGGAAGTGGCATACTTCACGATCTATTTTGGCGGATGGCTGCGCAGGCAAGGGACCACATTGGATGATCGAAAACGGGCGATTGTCGTATGCCCGAATGGTATTGGCATCAGCAATATCCTCATTTATACATTGAGGGAATTATTTCCGGATATTTTGTTCCTGGATGTTCTGTCAGTAAGGAAAGCGGCTGAATACCCACTGTCGTACGATCTTGTTTTTTCAACGGTGCATATGAGAACAAAAGCGGCATTATTTGTTGTACCGCCCATTTTGGAAATGCAGGACAAACATACATTGCGCCAGCAGGTCATGCAGGAATTGTATGGATATACGACGGAAAGTGTGGATGTTGCAGCTTTATTAAAAATCATTTCCAAGTATGCAACCATCCATGAAAAGGATCAGCTTGAAAAGGCTTTGAAGTCGAATGTGTATACCCATACACCAAAAATAAACCAATTTTCTTTAAAGGAGGCGGAGAAGCCTGTGTTAGAAGAACTGCTCAATATGCAAACGATTCAATTACAGCAGCATGTTTCCGATTGGAAAGAAGCCATTCAAGTAGCGGCCAAGCCTCTCGTGGACTTAGGAACCGTCGAGGAACGATATGTGGATGCAATGATCGAGGCGATAGAAACGAATGGACCATATGTAGTGATAACACCTGGAGTGGCGATTCCCCATGCACGTCCGGAGCAGGGGGTCAGGTCTTTATCCATGAGTTTGCTGAAATTGGATGAAGCCGTTGACTTTGCGCCGGATAAACCGGTTCGCCTGATTATCATTTTGGCGGCCGTGGATAACGATTCGCATCTGCGGGCATTGATCCAGCTCACTCAATTATTGAATGAACCAGCCAATATAGAAGAAATCTTACGCACTTCAAATAAATCGGTCCTTATGGAGTACGTTCATAAATATTCGAAGGAGGAAGCGGAATGA
- a CDS encoding PTS sugar transporter subunit IIB has product MKIMVVCGNGLGSSFIMEMNVKKALTEMGKTAEVDHTDLASAKTVQADIFLGAADIVGQLDDGTRTIVTLENMMSIPEIKSKLEMHVG; this is encoded by the coding sequence ATGAAAATCATGGTAGTATGCGGGAACGGATTGGGAAGCAGCTTCATCATGGAGATGAATGTGAAGAAAGCATTGACGGAAATGGGGAAGACGGCCGAGGTGGATCATACGGATCTGGCATCCGCAAAAACGGTTCAGGCGGATATTTTCCTGGGAGCGGCGGATATTGTCGGTCAGCTGGATGATGGAACCCGTACGATCGTCACACTGGAGAACATGATGAGCATCCCTGAAATCAAATCTAAATTGGAAATGCATGTAGGATAA
- a CDS encoding PTS sugar transporter subunit IIB, with protein sequence MKKIMVVCGNGLGSSFIMEMNVKKALTEMGKTAEVDHTDLASAKTVQADIFLGAADIVGQLDDGTRTIVTLENMMSIPEITSKLASHL encoded by the coding sequence ATGAAGAAAATCATGGTAGTATGCGGAAACGGATTGGGAAGCAGCTTCATTATGGAGATGAATGTGAAGAAAGCGTTGACGGAAATGGGGAAGACGGCCGAGGTGGATCATACGGATCTGGCATCCGCAAAAACGGTTCAGGCGGATATTTTCCTGGGAGCGGCGGATATTGTCGGTCAGCTGGATGATGGAACCCGTACGATCGTCACGCTGGAAAACATGATGAGCATTCCTGAAATCACATCGAAATTAGCTTCACATCTATAA
- a CDS encoding PTS ascorbate transporter subunit IIC, which produces MLELIMNDILGTPSILVGLFALIGLLLQRKSSADVVSGTLKTVMGFIIIGAGAAVLIGALDIFSKMFDHAFNVQGVIPNNEAIVAAAQSDFGTSTALIMVFGMVVNVLLARFTPFKYIFLTGHHTLFMACLLAVTLSVGGLNGFPLILVGSILLGVCMVMFPALLQPYVRKITGSDDFAIGHFGTIGYFVSATVGKWFGNKEKTTEQIKVPKSLGFLRDTSVAVSLTMTLFFVIVALFAGQNYIETELSGGSNFIVFSFIQAITFAAGVYIILAGVRMLIAEIVPAFKGIADKVAPNTKPALDCPTIFPFAPNAVIIGFLFSFLAGLLSMFILPVLGLKVIVPGLVPHFFTGAAAGVFGNSTGGRRGAMLGSFANGLIISFLPAILLVFLGDVGFEGTTFGDSDFGVVGLFILSVMKLLGLS; this is translated from the coding sequence ATGCTGGAACTAATCATGAATGACATCTTGGGTACACCTTCCATACTTGTGGGGCTGTTTGCCCTCATTGGACTGCTGTTACAGCGGAAATCCAGTGCGGATGTTGTATCTGGAACGCTAAAAACCGTCATGGGCTTCATTATCATTGGAGCGGGAGCGGCAGTGCTCATTGGCGCCCTTGATATATTCAGTAAAATGTTCGATCATGCATTCAATGTACAAGGTGTCATACCGAATAACGAAGCCATTGTCGCAGCCGCCCAAAGTGATTTTGGGACTTCGACTGCACTAATCATGGTTTTTGGTATGGTTGTCAATGTTTTGCTAGCTCGTTTCACGCCATTTAAATATATATTCTTAACGGGACATCATACCTTATTCATGGCTTGTTTACTTGCAGTCACCCTATCGGTCGGCGGGCTCAACGGATTTCCGCTTATCTTGGTCGGTTCCATTCTATTAGGAGTATGCATGGTGATGTTCCCTGCCCTCCTTCAGCCATATGTAAGGAAGATTACCGGAAGCGATGATTTTGCCATCGGCCATTTCGGGACAATTGGATATTTTGTATCCGCGACTGTTGGAAAATGGTTTGGAAATAAGGAAAAAACGACAGAGCAAATCAAGGTTCCTAAATCTTTAGGATTCCTGAGGGATACATCAGTCGCTGTATCGCTTACGATGACGTTGTTCTTCGTGATCGTCGCATTGTTTGCCGGACAGAACTATATTGAAACGGAATTATCCGGCGGTTCGAATTTTATCGTATTTTCTTTCATCCAGGCGATAACATTTGCTGCAGGAGTCTACATCATCCTTGCGGGGGTTCGGATGTTAATTGCTGAAATCGTCCCTGCATTCAAAGGGATTGCCGATAAAGTGGCGCCGAATACAAAACCTGCATTGGACTGTCCGACCATCTTTCCATTCGCTCCAAATGCAGTGATCATCGGGTTCCTATTCAGTTTCTTGGCTGGACTATTATCCATGTTCATCCTTCCGGTACTTGGATTGAAAGTAATCGTTCCAGGGCTCGTACCGCATTTCTTCACCGGAGCTGCAGCAGGTGTATTTGGAAATTCCACAGGAGGCAGACGCGGAGCGATGCTTGGATCCTTTGCCAACGGGCTCATCATTAGTTTCCTGCCGGCGATACTCCTGGTCTTCTTGGGGGATGTAGGTTTTGAAGGTACCACATTTGGTGATTCGGACTTCGGTGTGGTCGGTCTCTTCATCCTAAGCGTCATGAAACTTTTAGGATTATCCTAA
- a CDS encoding Cof-type HAD-IIB family hydrolase yields the protein MTNKAIVLDLDGTTLNERNTVNETLEQYIGELRESGKLIFIATGRTLEEVRDVLPSGMEADGMVTANGMSVFIGKQQIVEHALSTELVEELVAKAGAEEIYYEVHPNDGTRMALLKDKDYMVKQGLMPKPETVDENEWLSRQDAVEDKIRWSEQLDISSVAKIYFFSNEMNTIREWKAELGKIKQYNAFTTASSTHHNVEVTVEGITKATGVQLLLKHFQLAPENILAVGDGENDLPLFKLAGHCVAMKNATDLVKEQADEVTEYSYREDGLYRFLKGKFH from the coding sequence ATGACCAACAAGGCAATAGTGCTAGATTTGGATGGCACGACATTAAACGAAAGAAATACTGTGAATGAGACGCTGGAACAATACATAGGCGAACTTAGGGAAAGCGGTAAGCTGATTTTCATTGCAACAGGAAGAACGCTGGAAGAAGTGAGGGACGTTTTGCCGTCCGGCATGGAAGCCGATGGAATGGTGACTGCCAATGGAATGTCCGTATTCATCGGAAAGCAACAGATTGTCGAACACGCCCTGTCGACGGAACTTGTGGAAGAATTGGTAGCCAAAGCAGGAGCAGAAGAGATTTATTACGAAGTTCATCCGAATGATGGAACACGGATGGCATTACTTAAAGATAAAGACTATATGGTTAAACAAGGTTTGATGCCAAAACCTGAGACAGTCGATGAAAATGAATGGCTATCAAGACAGGATGCAGTGGAAGACAAAATAAGATGGTCAGAACAACTGGACATTAGCAGCGTAGCCAAAATCTACTTTTTCAGCAATGAAATGAATACGATTCGAGAATGGAAAGCGGAGTTGGGGAAAATCAAGCAGTACAATGCCTTTACCACAGCTTCCTCCACTCATCATAATGTAGAAGTGACCGTGGAAGGGATCACAAAAGCAACAGGCGTTCAACTGCTACTGAAACATTTCCAGCTAGCACCGGAAAATATCCTGGCAGTAGGCGATGGTGAAAATGACCTCCCGCTATTTAAACTCGCCGGGCATTGCGTGGCCATGAAAAATGCCACTGACCTGGTCAAAGAACAAGCCGATGAAGTGACGGAGTATTCATATAGAGAAGATGGACTGTATCGCTTTTTGAAGGGAAAGTTTCACTAA
- a CDS encoding LacI family DNA-binding transcriptional regulator — MKRVTTEDVAKIAGVSQSTVSRVLNDYPYIKKNTRDKVLAVINELGFTRDEIARSLVEKRTKSIGLILGSISNPFFAETAEVIIERAQELKYDVIVYNTGHKDENLEQAINLLIGKRVEGIILTSVSKNYTDKIKKLHDNGFPVLLYNSFLDIKDVNFIVMDNNKGARLAVQHLIKLGHKKIAKISGPSKYLATYERTVGYKEELMENGYEIDDGLIFNSEFSYDKIYSFTKKLLKKKDRPTAIIAASDQMALAVLDAASSLKLKIPDDLSVVGFDNIRLSANEFIGLTTISQQMDQMSLTALEKLIYLIENKETSSSSIQIFLKPELMVRKTTGPAPIQD, encoded by the coding sequence ATGAAGAGAGTGACGACAGAAGATGTGGCAAAAATAGCGGGTGTTTCACAATCAACAGTCTCCAGGGTTTTAAATGATTATCCCTATATTAAGAAAAATACGCGTGACAAGGTTCTTGCTGTAATTAATGAGCTGGGATTTACAAGGGATGAAATTGCCAGAAGCCTCGTTGAAAAAAGAACCAAATCAATAGGTTTAATATTAGGGAGCATTTCAAATCCATTCTTTGCCGAAACGGCGGAAGTCATCATAGAAAGGGCACAAGAATTAAAATATGATGTCATCGTCTACAACACGGGGCATAAAGATGAAAACTTGGAACAAGCCATTAATTTGCTGATTGGCAAAAGGGTTGAGGGAATCATCCTTACAAGCGTTAGTAAAAATTATACTGATAAAATCAAGAAGTTACATGATAATGGATTTCCCGTATTATTATATAATAGTTTCCTCGATATCAAGGACGTTAACTTTATCGTAATGGATAATAATAAAGGTGCCAGGCTTGCTGTTCAGCATCTAATAAAATTAGGACATAAAAAAATAGCGAAAATATCCGGCCCATCCAAATACTTGGCAACTTATGAGCGAACGGTAGGTTATAAAGAAGAGCTAATGGAGAACGGATATGAAATTGATGATGGTTTGATTTTCAATAGCGAATTTTCCTATGACAAGATTTATTCATTTACAAAAAAACTGCTGAAAAAGAAAGACAGGCCGACTGCAATCATAGCCGCATCCGATCAGATGGCTCTCGCAGTCCTAGATGCAGCTTCAAGCCTGAAATTGAAAATTCCTGATGATTTATCCGTTGTTGGGTTTGATAATATAAGATTGTCCGCTAATGAATTTATAGGGCTGACCACAATATCTCAACAAATGGATCAAATGTCTTTAACAGCTTTGGAAAAATTAATTTATCTCATAGAAAATAAAGAAACATCATCTTCGTCGATACAAATTTTCCTTAAGCCTGAACTGATGGTCCGTAAAACAACAGGGCCAGCCCCCATACAAGATTAA
- a CDS encoding SDR family NAD(P)-dependent oxidoreductase: protein MDINHLFNLNGKVAIITGASKGIGKDLAHLLAQAGANIAIVARNKEQLEEAAHEIGQTGANVLPVSFDLTKVDETAQVMEGINKHFGKIDILINNAGINVAKPAEVLTSKDWDTVLDINLKSVFFTSQAAGKYMIGQKKGKIINMSSQMAFVGYYKRAAYSSSKGGITQLTKALAIEWAPHQVNVNAIAPTFIETPMTKPMFEDETFKEEVLSRIPLGRLAKTKDLFGGVVYLASDCSDMMTGQTLVVDGGWTVW, encoded by the coding sequence TTGGATATAAATCATTTATTTAATTTAAACGGTAAAGTGGCCATCATTACAGGCGCAAGTAAAGGAATCGGTAAAGACTTAGCCCATTTGCTTGCGCAAGCTGGGGCCAATATAGCGATAGTTGCCCGCAATAAAGAGCAACTCGAAGAAGCAGCACATGAAATTGGTCAAACCGGTGCAAATGTTTTACCCGTTTCATTTGACTTAACTAAGGTTGATGAAACGGCGCAAGTAATGGAAGGCATAAACAAACACTTCGGTAAGATTGATATTTTAATAAATAATGCAGGAATAAACGTGGCAAAGCCAGCTGAAGTGTTGACATCGAAAGATTGGGATACAGTACTGGACATTAATTTAAAAAGTGTATTTTTTACGAGCCAAGCTGCAGGGAAGTATATGATCGGCCAAAAAAAAGGCAAGATCATAAATATGTCTTCGCAAATGGCATTCGTCGGTTATTACAAACGGGCTGCATACTCCTCCAGCAAAGGAGGAATTACACAGCTGACGAAAGCGCTTGCGATAGAGTGGGCTCCGCATCAAGTCAATGTCAATGCCATTGCTCCAACCTTCATTGAAACACCGATGACCAAGCCGATGTTTGAAGATGAAACGTTCAAAGAGGAAGTATTGAGTCGGATTCCGCTTGGCAGACTTGCTAAAACGAAGGATTTATTTGGCGGTGTGGTATATCTGGCATCAGATTGTTCAGATATGATGACAGGTCAAACATTGGTGGTTGATGGCGGTTGGACTGTCTGGTGA
- a CDS encoding iron-containing alcohol dehydrogenase, whose amino-acid sequence MSAAQYVIHDFRMPTVFRVGVGAFTTLVKEIEELGAKKVAIVSDKGLEKVGVVQKVLDHIMPLSIPTITYTEIAGEPTFQLLKDAVQTLDAEKCDLIIGIGGGSALDVAKATAALCGKGDITKYINGEKVVESRTVKSILLPTTSGTGSEVTMNAIFGDEEQQVKRGIVSPVFLPDVAIIDPELTISCPARVTAASGVDAFTHAIESYIAIKATSLTKVYSEKAMKLFPSNIKRAVHNGNDLDARTGMSWVSSLAGVALANAGVGAVHALAYPLGGKYHIEHGVANALLMPFVFEVIGKTCTKEMIDVASFLQLGDFKSQPSEALKAVVDYMYQLLEDLDLPTSLSELGIEEDSLPMLAEQAAKIDRLLSNTPYKLNEQKILGIYQSAFKGRVGN is encoded by the coding sequence ATGTCAGCTGCTCAATATGTAATCCATGATTTTCGAATGCCGACAGTTTTCCGGGTTGGTGTTGGAGCATTTACGACGTTAGTAAAGGAAATAGAAGAGCTGGGAGCAAAGAAGGTTGCGATTGTAAGTGACAAAGGTCTTGAAAAAGTGGGCGTTGTTCAAAAAGTGTTGGATCACATTATGCCCCTTTCCATACCAACCATCACATATACGGAGATTGCGGGAGAGCCGACGTTTCAGCTATTGAAGGATGCCGTACAAACGCTAGATGCAGAAAAATGTGATTTAATCATCGGAATCGGCGGGGGAAGTGCGCTGGATGTAGCGAAAGCAACAGCAGCTTTATGCGGGAAAGGCGATATAACAAAATATATAAACGGCGAAAAAGTGGTTGAATCAAGAACCGTCAAAAGCATTCTTTTGCCGACGACTTCAGGAACAGGTTCAGAAGTGACGATGAATGCCATTTTCGGTGATGAAGAGCAGCAAGTAAAAAGGGGGATCGTAAGCCCGGTATTCCTACCGGATGTAGCGATCATCGATCCGGAATTGACCATTTCCTGCCCGGCACGAGTTACCGCGGCATCAGGGGTGGACGCCTTTACACATGCCATTGAATCTTATATTGCCATCAAGGCTACATCGCTTACGAAAGTTTATTCAGAGAAAGCAATGAAACTATTTCCTTCGAACATTAAGAGAGCTGTCCATAACGGAAATGATTTGGATGCACGAACCGGAATGAGCTGGGTAAGCTCGTTAGCGGGTGTGGCTCTAGCAAATGCAGGGGTTGGGGCGGTTCATGCACTGGCATATCCGCTAGGCGGTAAATATCATATTGAGCATGGGGTCGCAAATGCCCTTTTAATGCCATTTGTTTTCGAAGTGATTGGGAAAACATGCACGAAAGAAATGATAGATGTAGCGTCCTTTTTACAGCTGGGTGATTTCAAATCACAGCCAAGCGAAGCGTTAAAGGCAGTTGTTGATTATATGTATCAGCTTCTGGAAGATCTTGATTTACCTACATCGTTATCAGAGCTTGGGATTGAAGAGGACTCATTACCGATGCTGGCGGAACAGGCTGCAAAAATTGATCGCTTGCTATCGAATACTCCTTATAAGCTAAATGAACAAAAGATTCTCGGAATCTATCAAAGCGCCTTTAAGGGAAGGGTGGGAAACTAA